A portion of the Krasilnikovia cinnamomea genome contains these proteins:
- a CDS encoding BTAD domain-containing putative transcriptional regulator, giving the protein MPGTADDHLRVTLLGPVRAWRGDRELALGPARQRTVFAVLAAQANRPVGRDELVKAVWGTEAPETAAGNIYTYVSGLRRCLRPGTPPALGGPEVLTSGPAGYTLRLADGASDLDRFQRWCTEATDLLAAGNPTGAVALLDHALGVWHGDAYAGLTGPFIEVDRQRLTGLRLTAVEQRVRTILDSGGDDGLVAELTGLVREHPLHEPAYELLMLALHRAGRHTEALETFRDARRTLVDGLGVEPGPRLSRVHRSLLSGTRQPDAEAGPVPGAPEPGTSGHPYVGRGIERDLLRRLVRDVAEGFGGAVWISGEPGIGKSALLAVAFGDATRHRCRLVQGVADELGQRVPLQVITRTLGLDDLTDGVEAAADQLIAHVRSLCANAPLVLVIDDMHWADEATMLVWERLAAATRRLPLLLVAAGRPEPNGRDLSRLRRGVEARQGHVLTLRPMPAEDIMTLIARIVGAEPGTSLRALTPRMAGNPLFARELASALVRQGAVHIVDGVADVDAGTAAEAPQSLLAAVHGTVDFLGPDTQGVLQLAALLGMEFAVADVAAVTGRPLSALMSCLDEAVAANVVVDAGRNLAFRHPYLRQALRERVPALARAIMHRHAAQALARGGSCATRVAEQLTAEAPVVDAWVVSWLADHHTELVRRAPELASQLIQGALDTDLPDGAQRATLLAALVRAEYRLERHPVAQARQALAVATDPADREEMRYLLAIELFQGGDSAGAIVLLRDAVHDPAVPDHWRNRHRALLASVRRGNLDDLDRVERRGQQLLAEAVAAGQQYDAAWALQSLWHTASVRRDHQRALEHVDRALTIVREPSLAGTHLDLLDNRVFTLQNLDRLDEAQQTLHEAARFAQRHGIASGVPLAAAVHYYWLGRWDEAMAEISTMTADPPGTTFHGIREPGATTMLLHGLAALIAAHRGAPELTAAHLEEADSRPASFSERESCDFLIVARSLLAQQENRPEEALSMLAPLLSPAYAPLMLRHQWLPDAARLALAVGRRDVAEQAATICAAEAAKEVVPARAFAAAARCRALMSDDPDPALAAAARYRAVGRVPELAAALEDAAVLLAGRARSAQAQATGREAVQLFDALSATWDAGRARRRLGDAGVSIDGASDLPVTVVTS; this is encoded by the coding sequence GTGCCTGGCACCGCCGACGATCATCTGCGGGTGACCCTGCTCGGGCCCGTGCGGGCCTGGCGCGGGGACCGCGAGCTGGCGCTGGGACCGGCCCGGCAGCGGACGGTCTTCGCCGTGCTGGCCGCGCAGGCCAACCGCCCGGTCGGCCGCGACGAACTCGTCAAGGCGGTCTGGGGAACCGAAGCGCCCGAAACGGCCGCCGGCAACATCTACACGTACGTCTCCGGGTTGCGGCGCTGCCTGCGGCCGGGCACCCCACCGGCCCTGGGTGGGCCGGAGGTCCTGACGTCCGGCCCGGCCGGGTACACCCTGCGGCTGGCGGACGGCGCCTCGGACCTGGACCGCTTCCAACGATGGTGCACTGAGGCGACCGATCTGCTCGCAGCCGGGAACCCCACGGGCGCGGTGGCCCTGCTCGACCACGCGCTGGGAGTATGGCACGGCGACGCCTACGCCGGACTGACCGGCCCGTTCATCGAGGTGGACCGGCAGCGCCTCACCGGGCTGCGCCTTACCGCCGTGGAACAGCGCGTCCGCACCATCCTGGACTCCGGTGGCGACGACGGCCTGGTCGCCGAGCTGACCGGCCTGGTCCGCGAACACCCGCTGCACGAACCGGCGTACGAGCTGCTCATGCTGGCGCTGCATCGGGCAGGCCGGCACACCGAGGCGCTGGAGACCTTCCGCGACGCGCGGCGCACCCTCGTCGACGGGCTCGGCGTGGAACCCGGCCCGCGCCTGAGCAGGGTGCACCGCAGCCTGCTCAGTGGCACGCGCCAACCGGACGCGGAGGCAGGCCCGGTGCCCGGGGCACCTGAGCCGGGCACCAGCGGGCACCCGTACGTTGGCCGCGGCATCGAGCGCGACCTGTTGCGCCGGTTGGTCAGGGACGTGGCCGAGGGCTTCGGCGGCGCGGTGTGGATCAGCGGCGAGCCGGGCATCGGCAAGTCGGCGCTGCTGGCGGTGGCGTTCGGCGACGCCACCCGGCATCGCTGCCGGCTCGTCCAGGGCGTCGCGGACGAGCTGGGCCAGCGCGTCCCGCTACAGGTGATCACCAGGACGCTCGGTCTGGACGACCTCACCGACGGGGTCGAGGCCGCCGCCGACCAGCTGATCGCACACGTACGCAGCCTCTGCGCGAACGCCCCGCTGGTACTCGTGATCGACGACATGCACTGGGCGGACGAGGCCACCATGCTCGTCTGGGAGCGTCTTGCCGCGGCGACCCGGCGGCTGCCCCTGCTGCTCGTCGCCGCCGGCCGCCCCGAGCCCAACGGCCGCGACCTGTCCCGGCTGCGGCGCGGTGTCGAGGCCCGGCAAGGCCACGTGCTGACCCTGCGGCCGATGCCGGCCGAGGACATCATGACCCTGATCGCCCGGATCGTCGGCGCCGAGCCCGGGACGTCCTTGCGGGCGCTGACGCCACGGATGGCCGGCAACCCGCTGTTCGCCCGCGAGCTGGCCAGCGCGCTCGTCCGGCAGGGCGCGGTGCACATCGTCGACGGGGTCGCCGACGTCGATGCCGGTACGGCCGCCGAGGCGCCGCAGTCCCTGCTCGCGGCCGTACACGGGACCGTGGACTTCCTCGGACCCGACACCCAGGGGGTGCTGCAGCTCGCCGCGCTGCTCGGCATGGAGTTCGCGGTCGCCGACGTGGCCGCGGTGACCGGACGTCCCCTATCCGCGCTGATGAGCTGCCTGGACGAGGCGGTGGCCGCGAACGTCGTCGTGGACGCCGGACGGAACCTGGCGTTCCGGCACCCGTACCTGCGGCAAGCCCTGCGCGAGCGGGTCCCCGCACTCGCCCGGGCGATCATGCACCGGCACGCGGCGCAGGCGCTGGCGCGCGGCGGGAGCTGTGCCACCCGCGTCGCCGAGCAGCTGACCGCCGAGGCACCCGTCGTCGACGCGTGGGTGGTGTCCTGGTTGGCCGACCATCACACCGAGCTGGTCCGGCGGGCTCCGGAGCTGGCCAGCCAGCTGATCCAGGGGGCGCTGGACACGGACCTACCGGACGGGGCCCAGCGCGCGACGCTGCTCGCGGCGCTGGTCCGGGCGGAGTACCGGCTGGAGCGGCATCCGGTGGCACAGGCCCGGCAGGCACTGGCGGTGGCCACCGATCCCGCCGACCGCGAGGAGATGCGCTACCTGCTGGCCATCGAGTTGTTCCAGGGCGGGGACAGCGCCGGCGCCATCGTGCTGCTGCGCGACGCGGTGCACGACCCCGCCGTACCCGATCATTGGCGCAACCGGCACCGGGCGCTGCTGGCCAGCGTCCGGCGCGGCAACCTCGACGACCTCGACCGGGTGGAGCGCCGCGGGCAGCAACTGCTCGCCGAGGCGGTCGCGGCCGGGCAACAGTACGACGCGGCATGGGCCCTGCAGAGTCTGTGGCACACCGCCTCGGTCCGCAGAGACCACCAACGGGCGCTGGAGCACGTCGATCGGGCGCTGACCATCGTGCGCGAGCCCAGCCTGGCCGGTACCCATCTCGACCTGCTGGACAACCGCGTCTTCACGCTGCAGAACCTCGACCGCCTGGACGAAGCGCAGCAGACGTTGCACGAGGCCGCCCGGTTCGCCCAGCGGCATGGCATCGCCTCCGGGGTGCCGCTGGCGGCCGCCGTCCACTACTACTGGCTGGGTCGCTGGGACGAGGCGATGGCCGAGATCAGCACCATGACCGCCGACCCGCCAGGCACCACCTTCCACGGCATCCGCGAACCCGGCGCCACGACGATGCTGCTGCATGGCCTGGCCGCGCTCATCGCCGCACACCGCGGCGCCCCGGAGTTGACCGCCGCGCACCTCGAGGAGGCCGATTCACGGCCCGCGTCATTCTCCGAGCGGGAGAGCTGCGACTTCCTGATCGTCGCCCGGTCCCTGCTCGCCCAGCAGGAGAACCGGCCTGAGGAGGCGCTGTCCATGCTGGCCCCGCTGCTGTCGCCCGCGTACGCCCCGCTGATGTTGCGCCACCAGTGGCTGCCGGACGCGGCCCGGCTGGCCCTCGCGGTGGGCCGCCGCGACGTCGCCGAGCAGGCGGCGACGATCTGCGCGGCCGAGGCCGCGAAGGAGGTCGTGCCGGCGCGGGCTTTCGCGGCAGCAGCCCGGTGCCGCGCCCTGATGAGCGACGACCCAGATCCGGCGCTAGCGGCGGCGGCGCGGTACCGGGCGGTGGGCCGGGTACCCGAGCTGGCCGCCGCCCTGGAGGACGCCGCCGTGCTACTGGCCGGGCGGGCCCGGTCCGCGCAGGCCCAGGCGACCGGCCGCGAGGCGGTTCAGCTGTTCGACGCCCTGTCGGCGACCTGGGATGCGGGCCGAGCGCGACGCCGGCTCGGCGATGCCGGAGTCTCGATCGACGGGGCATCTGACCTACCGGTCACCGTGGTCACGTCCTGA